Proteins from a genomic interval of Streptomyces sp. NBC_00820:
- a CDS encoding phospho-sugar mutase: MYDDLIAEADAWLAEDPDQETRDELAKLIEAGDVAELSARFGGTLQFGTAGLRGELGAGPMRMNRSVVIRAAAGLAAYLKKNGTPHGGDDAGIVAIGYDARHKSADFARDTAAVMTGAGLRAVVLPRPLPTPVLAFAIRHLGAVAGVEVTASHNPPRDNGYKVYLGDGSQIVPPADAEIAAEIDAIASLHDVPRPDAGWEILDDAVLDAYLARTDAVLDAGSPRTARTVYTAMHGVGKDVLLAAFARAGFPEPVLVAEQAEPDPDFPTVAFPNPEEPGAMDLAFARARASDPDLVIANDPDADRCAVAVKDGGDWRMLRGDEVGALLAAHLVRRGATGTFAESIVSSSLLGRIAAKAGQPYEETLTGFKWIARVEGLRFGYEEALGYCVDPDGVRDKDGITAALLITELASVLKEEGRTLLDLLDDLAVEHGLHATDQLSVRVEDLSVISDAMRRLRERPPTELAGLAITRAEDLTLGTDRLPPTDGLRYTLDGARVIVRPSGTEPKLKCYLEVVVPVATHAGLPAARARAAELLAGVKRDLSAAAGI, translated from the coding sequence GTGTACGACGATCTCATCGCCGAGGCCGACGCGTGGCTCGCGGAGGACCCGGACCAGGAGACCCGTGACGAACTGGCCAAGCTGATCGAGGCCGGCGACGTCGCGGAGCTCTCCGCCCGCTTCGGCGGCACCCTCCAGTTCGGCACCGCCGGTCTGCGGGGCGAACTCGGCGCCGGACCGATGCGCATGAACCGCTCCGTCGTCATCCGCGCCGCCGCGGGCCTCGCCGCGTACCTGAAGAAGAACGGCACCCCCCACGGGGGCGACGACGCCGGTATCGTCGCCATCGGCTACGACGCCCGCCACAAGTCCGCCGACTTCGCCCGGGACACCGCCGCCGTGATGACCGGCGCCGGCCTGCGTGCCGTCGTGCTGCCGCGCCCCCTGCCCACCCCCGTCCTGGCCTTCGCCATACGGCACCTGGGCGCGGTCGCGGGCGTGGAGGTCACGGCCAGCCACAACCCGCCCCGGGACAACGGCTACAAGGTCTACCTCGGCGACGGCTCCCAGATCGTGCCGCCCGCCGACGCGGAGATCGCCGCCGAGATCGACGCGATCGCCTCGCTGCACGACGTACCGCGCCCGGACGCGGGCTGGGAGATCCTCGACGACGCGGTCCTGGACGCCTACCTGGCCCGTACGGACGCCGTACTGGACGCGGGCTCCCCGCGCACGGCCCGCACGGTCTACACGGCGATGCACGGCGTCGGCAAGGACGTCCTGCTCGCCGCGTTCGCCCGCGCCGGCTTCCCCGAGCCGGTCCTGGTCGCCGAACAGGCCGAGCCGGACCCGGACTTCCCGACGGTCGCCTTCCCCAACCCGGAGGAGCCGGGCGCGATGGACCTGGCGTTCGCCCGGGCCCGCGCGAGCGACCCGGACCTCGTCATCGCCAACGACCCCGACGCGGACCGCTGCGCGGTGGCCGTCAAGGACGGCGGGGACTGGCGCATGCTGCGCGGCGACGAGGTCGGCGCGCTGCTCGCCGCCCACCTGGTCCGGCGCGGGGCCACCGGCACCTTCGCGGAGTCGATCGTCTCCTCCTCCCTGCTCGGCCGGATCGCCGCGAAGGCGGGCCAGCCGTACGAGGAGACGCTGACCGGCTTCAAGTGGATCGCCCGCGTCGAGGGCCTGCGCTTCGGCTACGAGGAGGCCCTCGGCTACTGCGTCGACCCGGACGGCGTGCGTGACAAGGACGGCATCACCGCCGCGCTCCTGATCACCGAACTGGCCTCGGTCCTCAAGGAGGAGGGCCGCACGCTGCTCGACCTCCTCGACGACCTGGCCGTGGAACACGGGCTGCACGCCACCGACCAGCTCTCGGTGCGCGTCGAGGACCTCTCCGTCATCTCCGACGCGATGCGCCGCCTGCGCGAGCGGCCGCCGACCGAGCTGGCGGGCCTCGCCATCACCCGGGCCGAGGACCTCACCCTGGGCACGGACCGGCTCCCGCCCACGGACGGGCTGCGCTACACCCTCGACGGCGCCCGCGTCATCGTGCGCCCCAGCGGCACCGAGCCCAAGCTGAAGTGCTACCTGGAGGTCGTCGTACCGGTCGCGACGCACGCCGGCCTGCCGGCCGCGCGCGCCCGCGCGGCCGAGCTGCTCGCGGGCGTCAAGCGTGACCTGTCGGCGGCGGCCGGCATCTGA